The Dioscorea cayenensis subsp. rotundata cultivar TDr96_F1 chromosome 19, TDr96_F1_v2_PseudoChromosome.rev07_lg8_w22 25.fasta, whole genome shotgun sequence genome includes a window with the following:
- the LOC120249847 gene encoding nicotinamide/nicotinic acid mononucleotide adenylyltransferase — MHLRMFELAKDALRERGYFVVGGYMSPVNDSYKKKGLASAIHRLQLCELACKSSSFIMVDPWEAKQRDYQRTLTVLSRIRNFLHESGLFSTGSLKVMLLCGSDLLESFSVPGVWIPDQLRAICRDFGVICIRREGKDIDNLISNNEILNENKSNIIAVDEIVPNQISSTLVRECIRRGLSVKYLTTDEVIGYIDEQKLYLKSDDSETG, encoded by the exons ATGCACTTGAGGATGTTTG AGTTGGCAAAAGATGCATTGAGAGAAAGAGGTTATTTTGTTGTTGGAGGGTACATGTCACCTGTAAATGATTCATACAAGAAAAAG GGTCTTGCGTCAGCTATTCATAGACTGCAGTTATGTGAGCTGGCATGTAAAAGCTCCTCATTTATAATGGTAGATCCATGGGAG GCTAAGCAAAGGGACTATCAGCGGACATTAACTGTTTTGTCTAGAATACGGAACTTCTTGCATGAAAGTGGACTATTTAGCACAG GGTCCCTCAAGGTTATGCTTTTATGTGGCTCTGATCTGCTTGAGTCCTTTAGTGTTCCTGGGGTTTGGATTCCCGATCAG CTGAGAGCTATATGTAGAGACTTTGGTGTCATTTGCATACGCAGAGAAGGGAAGGACATCGACAATCTCATATCCAACAATGAGATACTAAATGAAAATAAG AGTAATATCATTGCTGTGGATGAGATAGTCCCGAACCAGATAAGCTCAACACTAGTAAG GGAATGTATAAGGAGAGGTCTATCAGTAAAATACCTTACTACCGACGAAGTGATTGGCTACATCGACGAGCAGAAGCTCTACTTGAAATCTGATGATTCTGAAACTGGTTGA
- the LOC120249845 gene encoding transmembrane emp24 domain-containing protein p24beta3, whose protein sequence is MERRQRSVGSTGICLILGLLLASFLRPLSAISVTVTDVECVSEYVLYEGDRISGNFVVVDHDIFWSSDHPGIDFTVTSPGGNIVHSTKGTSGDKFDFKAPRSGMYKFCFRNPYSTPESVSFHIHVGHIPNEHDLAKDEHLNPINIKIAELREALESVTSEQKYLKAREARHRHTNESTRRRLIFYTLAEYLALICASTLQVVYIRRLFSKNIGYNRV, encoded by the exons ATGGAGAGGCGGCAGAGATCGGTCGGATCCACTGGGATCTGTCTGATTTTAGGGCTTCTTCTTGCCAGTTTTCTCCGGCCACTGTCGGCTATTTCGGTTACCGTGACCGATGTGGAGTGTGTCTCGGAATACGTTCTTTATGAAGGAGATCGGATTTCTGGTAATTTTGTGGTTGTGGATCATGATATTTTCTGGAGCTCGGATCATCCTGGCATTGATTTCACc GTGACATCACCAGGAGGCAATATTGTACACTCAACCAAAGGAACTTCTGGTGACAAATTTGATTTCAAAGCTCCAAGAAGTGGAATGTACAAGTTCTGCTTTCGCAACCCGTATTCAACACCAGAGTCTGTATCTTTCCACATACATGTTGGACACATTCCAAATGAACATGACCTTGCTAAAGATG aaCATTTGAACCCAATAAACATAAAGATTGCAGAGCTTAGGGAAGCCTTGGAGTCTGTAACTTCTGAGCAGAAGTACTTGAAAGCTCGTGAGGCTCGGCATCGCCATA CTAATGAGAGCACGAGAAGGCGACTCATCTTTTACACATTGGCAGAGTACCTCGCGCTAATTTGTGCTAGCACGCTGCAGGTGGTTTATATCCGTCGCCTTTTTAGCAAGAACATCGGATACAACAGGGTTTAG
- the LOC120250544 gene encoding uncharacterized protein LOC120250544, translating into MLMIQFPTSIRKIWINEGQKVVFRTISGNHPLANSMANVIGFRNSLGGHCVNKVHSVSNFGWPSINHYQQWRRLQQSTSSWLCHSNIHASSDEDYRSSRNIAISLFRWYRNVIDRGGGDNLKEFISAGVNAYALGCTDEGLRKELISMKDSNTEIEELQNYGGGTSIRFKILSEEISECILWLSIVFITILCTPQPTVVRWSSTQPVSTETMLQWKGFCALIANAYYLRGMAWLPVKTLQLEQMAVMGSAEEPSVVASRMRLVFSTLEVVSPQWPRV; encoded by the exons ATGCTGATGATACAGTTTCCTACTTCAATCAGAAAGATCTGGATTAATGAAGGACAAAAAGTTGTATTTCGGACAATTTCTGGCAACCATCCACTGGCAAATTCCATGGCTAATGTCATAGGTTTTCGGAATTCCTTAGGAGGTCATTGTGTCAATAAAGTGCATTCAGTTTCTAACTTTGGTTGGCCGTCTATTAATCATTACCAGCAATGGAGAAGGTTGCAGCAATCTACAAGTAGCTGGCTG TGCCATTCAAATATTCATGCATCATCTGATGAGGACTATCGGTCATCCCGCAACATAGCCATTAGCCTCTTCAGGTGGTACAGGAATGTTATTGATCGCGGTGGTGGTGATAACCTGAAG GAGTTTATTAGCGCTGGGGTCAATGCTTATGCTCTTGGTTGCACTGATGAAGGTTTGAGAAAAGAGCTTATTAGTATGAAAGATTCCAACACAGAGATTGAAGAGCTACAAAATTATGGTGGTGGCACAAGCATTAGATTCAAAATTCTTTCTGAAGAG ATAAGTGAATGCATTTTGTGGTTGAGCATTGTGTTCATCACCATCCTCTGTACACCACAACCGACCGTTGTTAGGTGGTCTTCTACACAACCAGTGTCAACCGAGACCATGCTTCAATGGAAAGGGTTTTGTGCTCTCATAGCAAATGCGTATTACTTGAGGGGAATGGCATG GTTACCAGTTAAAACTCTTCAGCTAGAACAAATGGCAGTTATGGGGAGTGCCGAGGAGCCATCAGTTGTTGCTAGTCGAATGCGATTAGTATTTAGCACACTTGAG GTAGTGAGTCCACAATGGCCAAGAGTTTAG